The Ignicoccus hospitalis KIN4/I genome includes the window TCGAGGCCGTGTATATCGGGTCTCCCTTTTGGATCGCGTAGGCGTCCCTCTCCCCCGCAGCGACGGTCACCCCTAAGGAGTGGAAGAGCCAGTCCCCTCCGGCGCGGTCCGCGTGGGCGTGGGTGTTGATTAACGCTTCCAGCTCCTCAGGCCTAACCTCGTACATAAGCAAGTTCTGAAGCGCCATCTCACCGAAGGCCCCGGAGTCCACCAAGAAAGGACACTCCGCCTTCACTAAGAACGCTTGCCCCTCGTCGTTTATAGGGGGGCCGGCGAGCAAGAAGACCCCCTCGGCGACCCTCAAGCGACCACAACTTTCGGCGAACCCTGATCCATTATATCTCTGGGTCCTCCGCAAGTATTACGGGACTTCGTCGTGAAGACAGAGCTGCTGGACGAGACCTTGCTGCTCAAGCCGATAGACGGCGTGGCCCTCACGCTTTCCATGGGGGACGCGAAGAAGTACATGATCAAGAAGGAGGTTACCGTGTTTTCCCCGGACGACCCGGAGGACGTGTGCTCCACCGCCCTCAAGTACGCGCAGTTCTGGAGGACCGCCTTGAACTTGAGGGGCGAGCGCTTTGGCTGGTGCGACGAGGAGGACTTCAGCGCTAGGTACTTAGCCGGCACCAAGGGGAAGTACGCAGTGGTCGTGGAGTGCGCGGACGTCACGGCCGATCCCGAAAGGACCTCCGGGAGCGGCTTCGCGCCCCTCGGCCACGTGCTCCCCCTGGTCTTCTACGCTGTGCTCTGTAAAGCTTACGTGGTGAGGGCTAAGAGCTTGGAGGAGCTCATGGAGTGGGTGCCCGCGCGGTGAGCGTGATCGCGGAAGGGGTGACCGTTGCCTACGGAAACAAGGTGGTATTGAAGGACGTCAACTTGGTCTTGGGGCCTGGCAAGTACTGGCTCTCCGGGCCCAACGCCTCCGGGAAGACCACCCTCTTGAAGACTCTGTCCTTCTTGATAAAGCCCGTTAAGGGGAGGGTGGTGGCCTTCGGGAAGGAGGACGCTAGGGGGGAGGTGGTCTACGTTCCACCCTCCCCGGTGCTCTTGAAGGGAACGGTCTTGAGGAACTTGGAGTTCGGGGTGAGGATAAGGGGGTCCGGCGACCCGCTGTGGGCGGCCAAGAAGTTGGGCATCGAGGACTTGCTCCACGAGGACGTTAGTTCCCTCTCAAGCGGCCAAGCGGCTCTGGTAACGCTGGGCAGGGCGCTGGCGGTGAGGCCTAGGGCCCTAATGGTCGACGAGAT containing:
- a CDS encoding ABC transporter ATP-binding protein gives rise to the protein MSVIAEGVTVAYGNKVVLKDVNLVLGPGKYWLSGPNASGKTTLLKTLSFLIKPVKGRVVAFGKEDARGEVVYVPPSPVLLKGTVLRNLEFGVRIRGSGDPLWAAKKLGIEDLLHEDVSSLSSGQAALVTLGRALAVRPRALMVDEILSYLDEENKEVALKALDEAEVVVIASHEPLNLPRIRVKGGRAFLERAV